The genomic window GAAAAAGCGCCACCCAACCGGACGCCCTATTTTCGGCAAACGCTCGGACTAACTGACACACCCCATATGGTCCGGATATGGGGATGTCCCGACGCGCTCGTCCTGTCAGATTCGGCCCACTCTGGCGCACCTGACCCCACATAAATTTGACCCTATCCGCACTCCAGTCAAAATCCTAGCTGCATTCCGCTCCACTCCCTTCTCCTCAGCTCCCACAGTACGAAGCTCCTCTCTGGTCAGCTTCGGCGTTCTCCTCTCTGGAGCTCATCCCTTGCAGTCCCGAGGAGCAGATAGTCGTTCGCGCTGCTCTTAGATGCTCCCAGCGGGAGTGCACCCTCCCGCGGTCTTCAGCGAGTTGGCAGGAATCCGTTGCACAATTGACGTCCAGATCCGGGGCCGAAGGATCTCGTCACACGTCGCCGGCAGCGATCACCACGGCCGCATGGAGAAACCCCGCCATGTCATCAGAACCTTTTACGTGCCCCCCTCGGTCCCAGTGGAGGCGGGCGTATAAACGGAAGCCATTTGCACCTCCATGACCAGACGTGAATGTGAACAGGAGGGGCGGCGTGCCCGCCGCGTGATGCTTCAGGCGCGGTTTCAAGCGGAGGCGGCTGCCGCAGCCCTCGCGACGCAGGCGGCCACGACAGGTCGACGCGGAGGAGGTTTCGGCTACCCGCGAGGCAACTCGTAGGAATCTCTCCGTGGCTGCATAGCCGAGAAGCGGTGGAAGAGGACGGTCAAGGTGATGGCAAAAGACAAAAGCCGAGTGGTCTGAGCCATGGCCGCCCTCCCAAGGAGGAGAAAGACGAGGTCGGCGACGGATCCGACAACTCCGACAGTGAGCAGATCCGCCTCGATCCGTTCTGCGTCTTCGACTGCTCCTGCCACAAGGACGACGAGAAGGGCAAAGCCAAGGGTAAGGCCGACCGTGGATGAACTTCGCAGTTAGTAGAACATGTCAATTTTTGATAGTCCGATGACATGTGTTTGGCTATGTAAAATGTTGCATTAGCTAATGAATTTGAGTATTTAGTTTGGATGTATCATGtatctgattgtggaggagcaaTTTTGTGTGTTGCACGGACACTACTTGCGGACACGTCCGCTAGTGTTTGGGAAGCCGAACTTGGTGGGACCCCTAGTCGGCGCCTTCAGCGCCGATTAGGTAACCGTGGGCCTGTTTCTTCGTTGGGCCGGTTTTGAAGCTGGCACATTCCACTACACGTAGCACAACGAAAAATTCATTAATAGCACAAAAAACAGGGAGCTCCTATTGGGTGATGTAGGCGCCCGTTGGAGAACTGGCGCCTACAGCGACCAGCCATGGGCAGCCGCCCATTAAAAGATCGCTCACTCGCTCCTTTCCATTCGATCGGTCGCTCGCTGAAGAAAAAAGACTCGCATCGCTGGCTTTTTTTTGGGTTGTGTTGTGCGCTGGTTCAGGAAAAAGACTGGCCTCCATTTTTTTACAAGTTTGAATATGTTTATGAAAAAAAGGTCATCGATTATggacaaaaaagttcatcgaatttgaaaaaagttcatcagattaaaaaaagttcatcaaattgaaaATATCTCCCTGGAtctggaaaaaaagttcatcgaataaaaaaaagttcattgtatttgaaaaaaagagttcatcgaatcaaaaaagttcatcgatttttagGATCAGTTCAAAAAAATGTTAAGAAGTTCATTCACTTTCAGAAAAAAAAGTTATTCACTTTGAAAAAAATTCATTAAacttgaaaaagttcattgaacttagaaaaaaggttcatcaatttaaagaaaaagttcatgaattaggaaaaaaatgtcGTCTATTTGTAGACATTTCATGCATTTAAGCAAAAAAAAGGGGAACAAACACAGGAAAAAAAGGTATAAAAATATGGAAAGGAGGATTATATTCACAAGTCAGGGCGGTGGCGCAGCGGTGTGTGGAGTTTTCTATCAACGTTCTCGGGAGGATTCGTGATCGCCTTTAGTGAATCATCAGGGCGCAAACTATTTAAAAAGTAAGTATATCCACGCTATTTAATGCATATAGAAATTAGAAAaatatgatttttggaaaaaatgtgaagaaaaattgAAAGTTCGCAGATCTCAAAACAAACCACCAATTCAAAgaattttcatgaatttgaaaaaaatcacgatttaaaaaatgttcatcaattttaaaaaatagttcatcaattttgaaaaaatttcatcattTTTGAAAAAATACATTCAGTTTTATAAAAAGTTCATCAGTTTCAATaaatgttcatcgattttgaataaaaggttcatcattctttaaaaaaattaattttgaaaaaagttcatcagttttgaaaatagttcatctaTTTTCAAttaaagttcatcgattttgaataaaagttcaccattttttaaaaaaacttcgtCAAAAACTTGAAAAAATTTCAtggattttggaaaaaaaaatcataattcaaaaaaagttcatccaatttgaaaagagttcatcaaattttaatATAAGTTCATAgcttttgaaaaagttcatagaaattaAAAATAATGAAATTTCAAATAAAAGTGCAcaattttataaaaaaatgttcatcgatttgaaaaaaagttcatggaatatcaaagaaagttcatcaatttgaagaaAAAGTTAACATATTTGCAAAACAAAATCATCGAACCAGGAAGAATAAAACAGAAAacgggaaaaaaagaaaagaaaaaaaaggaacatggaagaataaaaaaaaaggaaaagatggAGTTGCGCCTCCATGGTCGAGCTCCCGGGGGCGCCGAGGAGGGTGGTCGTGGACGGCCGGGGAGGGCAATGGGGACGGGGCACCGGTGCTTTCAAGACAGAGAGAGCAGAagagtagcggcggcggcggcgacggcgacgaagaCGACGGGCGAGCGAGGTGCCGGCAAAGGAAAAGGGATTAGGGATTTGTAAACAGGAAAGCTGCAATTCGGGAATAGAACGGGATTTAGGATTGCTTTGAGATTGTTTCTTCAAGTGTCACTCGCTGAAGTGGGTCTCACGTTTGGGAGCGTGCGACCCTGGTCGTATAAGATTTATTTTCCGTTGGTGATGGAGGTTGCAGGATCGATTCCCTGCGAGCAAACGCTTTTGCGATTAAAAACTTTAGATGGACCGGGCCAACGCGGGCCGCTGTAGGCGCCCATTTACAAAATATACATTAACAGGCGCCTGCAGCGTCAAATAGGATTCGCCGAACTTGGTACTTGTGACCGTAGATGCTCTAATACACATATGGGCCTGGCTGGCGGGCTAGCGATAGAACAGCAGTAGAGCTGCTCGTGTCTAAAAAAAAGCTGTTACGTGGCCGAACCGAAACCGAGCACAGAAACACGGAACAGACGCAAAATATTATTATGTGATTGAAGTGCTTGAATCGAGAACAGGGCAGTAGCCCTATGGTTGGGGTCGCAGTGGTGCACCCCAGCAACCAGAGGTCAAACTCCTGTGTGGAGCGAATTTCTGGAATTCTCGCCAAGGATGCCTGAACATGTCGGCTCTTATTATACCTATTTTTCGGCCACACTTTTTTGTGTCCCGTACTCCCTTGGAGAAGATCGATTTTTGTCGACGGGAGGAGTAATCAGGTCCTCACCCCCATCCTTTACTCCTTACTCTACTTCCATTTTTTTGCTACTCCATCAGGTCACAAGTGCAGGGCTCTTTGGAAGGTGCTGAAGATTGACCGGTTGGAGTCTGCTGATAGTTACACGGAGAATGAATGTCAAGAACTACTTTGACGGATTATTCATGAGGGAAATGGGTTGACTGCCTCGTGGGCTGAATTTTGTCACGAAATGCTACTcgctccgtctcataatataagagcgtttttgacactatactaaTGTTAAAattaaaaatgctcttatattatgcgACGGGGAGAGTATCGAATAGTTGGCATTTCCACGTGAACTGCGATTCATAGAGTATATATCAATCAAATCGTTTTAGCTGTTTCAAATTATAACATTTACCGCTTGTTTGCTTCTTCAGGTTTTATCAAGTTTCTTGGTCCTTACTACTACGTGGTTGTAATTACCAGGAGAAGAAAAGTTTGGCACAGTCTGTGGCCATGATTATATTTATTCAATTGGCAAGAGAGAGGTGATCGCAATAGTTGTGGCTGAGGGCTTTTTCTTCAAAATCTGCATTCAAGTCTTCAGCTTTCATATTCTTTTTGTGGTTTATTTATTTATGTACTCAGAGAGAAGCCTGGTTAGATTAGGCCATCTGAGTATCTGTTTAATGTGATGAATTTCAGTTCTGCATCGTAGTAAGCTTTACCTGTCTTTTTCTCAAGTTCTCTCGGTGCTCGGAATTCTGCTATAGTTTAAACGACGATGACCTCCGAATCATCTCGGTGTGGGGGACAAGAGGCAATCTTGGAACAACATCCATCATCAGGAAGGCCTATCAAGACGCTGACAATTACAATAATCTGAACATTGAGTAAAAACTACAATAATCTGAACATTGAGTAAGAAAGACTATAGACCTTCAAATTGAGTGGTAGCACAAATCTTGCATCATGGTCGTTCCTTCTCCCCCTTCTATGTTTTGCTCTGTTCTGAACATTCTTAATTTTAAACACTTGCGGGATTCTTTTGAACTGAACTTCTGCTACATAACAAATTATTGCACTTCACTTCCATTTTTTTAACAGATTCCTCTTTTTGTTTGGTACAGTTGCCAGCTTGCCATTTTGATTATGTAGTCTTTTTATTTCTGTTGCCAGTCAGACTAAGTTTTTGGAATACTAACAGCTAAATGCTTGTAAGAGCATCTTGTGATTATTCATTTCTCCTCATCACTTATATTTAGATACCAATAATTTGTGTATCAGCATGAATGAAACCAAAGAAACTAGGTCTAGATTCATTTGTGTATTGTGAATCTCAAGGAGCTGGACGGCTGAGATAAGGGGTGTAGGGTGCAGCCACACCTTTCCCCTctacctctcctcttcttcttcccggCTGCTCGCGGCTGATCAAGCACTCAAGCTTCAGCTCTAACAGGCCGGTCACATTCCTCACTGGGGCAAGGCAGCCACCCTCAACAATTTCTTGCAGAAAAATCATCACAGCTCATCCATTCTGTCTATCATATTCCTAGAGATATTAATGGGGTGGCTCAGAATTGTGCTCATCAGGTTCTTAGTAGATCTTCAGAACCTTCCTTTAGATGTGTCCAATTATGCAATTGCTTCACAATATACTGTATGAGGGCTTTGTAATTCATGTTGTACTTTCTACATGAGCTGAAATCTGATCAAGGATGAAGCAATGTCATCCCCatgataaaaagaaaaacaaggcaTAAAGAAAATCCGATCAGGGACGAGGTGATGTCATAACAGACATTTTTTAGCCAAAACCATGCAATGTAACACCATTGTCACAATAAACATCTTTTAGTCAAAACCGTGCAATGTAACACCACTGTCACCAGATCACGGCCTAGCTAATGAAATTACATGAAACGCAGACACGGTGGTCTGTAATTGCCAGCAAGTAGAACAATGGTTGCAACAGAATGGTAGTCGTGAATGTGCATCAACAATTATACTGCTAACTTCGACACCGAAGCTAATCAGGCTAAACACGGACAAGAGGCGGGGCGAATCTTCAGACACTGAAAACACATCTCTAACGGTTGTCTACCCTTGGTGCACACACTGCAGCAACAGAACACTAACAGCTTCCAGAGCAAACTTACTCCTCATGATGATAGCCCAGGTGATATAACCCAATGCGACAGTAGTTGGCAAAAGGGTCGCCGAGAGAGAAATTAGATGCTCTCTCGATGCTCCGAACGAAGCCTTCAGGAACAGATTGGCTTGCCCACAGTACGGACGCTTCACTGGCCCGTTCAATGTGCCTCAGGGACACCAACTTGCGATACATACGATCCGTTGGATCATCGGGCAACAGAATCACCACCTCCTCCAGCACCAACGCACTCTGAAAGAAGAATTTGAGGAACGCCATCTCGCTTCGCCCCCCTTTGAAATCCCGGACAACCAGCCGCTTGATGCGTGACCGGATGCATTCTATGGTACCGGACTTGTGCCAGAACTTCAGGTTGAGCTTGCCAGTGGATTGATCGTCTTTTCCAGACTGAAAATTCATTCGATAAAGAAGAGCATATGCAGTTCATCAGCTATTGATAGCAATTAGCAACACGATGCTAGCAGGATGGTGCAGATGTATGCCAAAAGAAGCTTCTGGGGCCTCACCATGATATGGAGTGTCTCAACATTCGGAAAGCATCTGAGGACATTGGGGATCATCTTGGCATCATTGCGGACTGCGAAACGCACCTCCAAAGCCAGGATTTTCACACCTGGTAGCATGGTGCTTGGGCTCATCCCTGTCCCAGCCTGCAATTGCAATCACAAATTCACAATGCACCCAATTAAGAGAAGAAAGATGTCAAATTTACATAGCTCGTGTAGTGTAGATTTGGACCAATTAATGGAAATATGAGGCACCTTGATGATGGTGTTGCCGACATCTAGGACATGCTTTCGTGGGTCCAAAGCCAAGTATCCCAACAAGTGCAGCTTGGGGGCATGGCCGATCTTGACCGTGGTGGTGCAGTTGCCAACAGGGTGCCAAGCATCTGAATAGATGAACCGCTCAAGATTTGGGGCGTCCAACACGAAGATCTCTTCGATGAAGCACCCGATGATCTGCACGCACCGGAGGCTTTGGCTGACGAGCCGGATGCGAAGCTTGAGCACATTGCCCTGGACACAGAGCGTCTCCAGCACGGGGCTCCTGTCGAGGATGAAGTCCAGATCCCTTCTCTCCACCAGGACGTTGTAGAGGCCGAGGTCACGGAGATTGCGGAAGCAGGTGGCGCGCGGGAGGCCGGCCGTGTCGGGGAACCTCCACATGCCGAGGTAGAGGCGGGTGAGGGTGGTCAGGCCCAGGAGGCTGGCGGGGAGAGCGTAGTCCAGCGGCCAGCGGCGGTTGACGAGGACGAGCTCCTGGATGCCCTTGGCAGCGAGTAGCTGGAGCCAGCGCGCGAGCAGGCCACGGAAGCCCTCCGCGAGGGTGCTGGTGAGGTAGACGCAGCGGAAGGGCCCCGGGTGCGCGTCGAGGACGCGGGACACGGTGGAGGTGTCTGGGAGGAGGTCGACGTCGTGGAGGACGAGCGGCGTGGAGCGCCAGACCCCGCGCCAGCGGTGGGAGagcgcggcggtgcgcgcggcgTCCTTGACGGGGAGGCGGGAGACGACGTCGCGGAGAAGCGCGTCGGGGAGGCGGCTGACGCGGTCGACGTCGTCGTCGGGTGGCAGGGCGAagaggctggcggcggcggagacggGCGGGCGGACGGGGATGGCGTAGGAGGCGGGGTTGGAGAGGCGGCGGACTTGCTCTTCATACTCGTTCTCGTTGTGCGGAGTCTGCTCGCGCAGGAACTCGTTCGTCACAGCGGTGATGGGACCGAGCGACCCTAGGCACTCGAACTCCGCCATGGccgcctccatggccgccgccgccgccggaagcgCTGCGGTGGGGATGAGGGCTTGGGCTTTCTTTCTGGGCGTAGTGTGCTGTGTGTGTGAAGCGGAGCAAGCACGGCCCAAGGAAAGGAAAGAGGGTAAAAATGTTTGTTTCTCGAGAGAATTTCAACTTAGCCCCTGAACTTTTCCTAGGGTTTAGTTTTCAAACAGCCCTATAATTTGTGATACCCTAAGACTGGTTTTAGGTGTGGACAGAAAATGTGTTTGGACACCAGAAAAAATTCTCCTTTTTTAGCAACCCTAAAATTTGAGAACCACATGAAACATGACGATCCAACGGCAGGGAAGTCGTGAGGCGAATCCGACGGTACGGAGGAGCTCGGCGGGGACATCGACACTGATGGCGGAAGCCGACTGCGACTGGAACTCAGGGACGGCAGCGGGAGCTCAGGGACAGCCGCGCGGTGCTCGGGGCAGCGACACGGGTGGATCCAATGGTGTGGAGCGTAGTGGGTCGGCAAACGATGCAGTTGTGGCGTTAATTTCGGAGAAGATGAGGAAGAAGGATTGTCTCTGTTGGACCACCGCAGGCCGGAGAAGATAGTGCCGCTTATGTGCTCATCAGTGAAGAAGCTCCTTGGGATGGAGAGCTCGAGGGCAGAGGGGTGTGGAGGAATGGTAGCGCACATTTTGGTGATGAGATGAAGGAGGGTAAATAAGGCAAAGCAATCGACGGGAGGTGGCCCAATTTCTCCTCACTCGCATGAGCACGCCCGTATGTTCCCCCTCCCTACACACAGGGAGCTGGCTTCCTGAGCACCAGCTTGAGCACGACTTCAAGGATCCTGCGAGATCGTTTCACCAAGCATTCCAGACAACTAAGCTTCTTGTATATCTCAGTCCTGGGATTTAGAGGCTGCTTGGTTTCGCATGCCGGTTTTTTCGCAAGCACAAGCTAAAATTTCGGAAAGCTCAAAACTCGCCAACATTTGGAAACTTTGGCTAGTGTTTGGTCAGAAGAATTGCTAAAAATTGGAGCCTAAGCAATCAACTGACAATTTTTTAGAGTTGCTGAAATTTGGCTTCAAACCAAgaaggcattttatttggtacgTAGTAAATAAAATGGCTGCTATGACTAAAAGATGGTCTAAGCATCTTAAAAGGCCACAGTTTAAAGGTTACATCATTTTGAAACTATggtaaaaaaataaaaacacaaatcaACCCCATGATTGATGTTAACAAGGTTTGTACCCTTCTTGATGTAGGGTAGACCCCTAggtgcccgatctttcacgattggaggggatcctacgaagaacacaaagaacacgagggaaaaacgaagggaacatgaggggaaacacaagagaaatcactc from Triticum aestivum cultivar Chinese Spring chromosome 3B, IWGSC CS RefSeq v2.1, whole genome shotgun sequence includes these protein-coding regions:
- the LOC123066199 gene encoding F-box/FBD/LRR-repeat protein At5g22660, whose protein sequence is MEAAMAEFECLGSLGPITAVTNEFLREQTPHNENEYEEQVRRLSNPASYAIPVRPPVSAAASLFALPPDDDVDRVSRLPDALLRDVVSRLPVKDAARTAALSHRWRGVWRSTPLVLHDVDLLPDTSTVSRVLDAHPGPFRCVYLTSTLAEGFRGLLARWLQLLAAKGIQELVLVNRRWPLDYALPASLLGLTTLTRLYLGMWRFPDTAGLPRATCFRNLRDLGLYNVLVERRDLDFILDRSPVLETLCVQGNVLKLRIRLVSQSLRCVQIIGCFIEEIFVLDAPNLERFIYSDAWHPVGNCTTTVKIGHAPKLHLLGYLALDPRKHVLDVGNTIIKAGTGMSPSTMLPGVKILALEVRFAVRNDAKMIPNVLRCFPNVETLHIMSGKDDQSTGKLNLKFWHKSGTIECIRSRIKRLVVRDFKGGRSEMAFLKFFFQSALVLEEVVILLPDDPTDRMYRKLVSLRHIERASEASVLWASQSVPEGFVRSIERASNFSLGDPFANYCRIGLYHLGYHHEE